A stretch of Lathyrus oleraceus cultivar Zhongwan6 chromosome 6, CAAS_Psat_ZW6_1.0, whole genome shotgun sequence DNA encodes these proteins:
- the LOC127093222 gene encoding protein NETWORKED 3A — protein sequence MSEITTKNQPSKTHWWWLDEHTAVRRSPWLQSTLTELNEKTKAMLKLIEEDADSFAQRAEMFYKKRPELVSMVEDFYKIHRLLAERYDQVRPEAGIRLLPPSARLMHSQSEKLMSFDYRGYDSYSENCDVEESVESEIDDPEHEGEVRSAAPNEVTKLLKDIERVGEVKKTDKDQIKQKDEILDEVMMLREEIERLRKEKEAHKDELAQKDIIFNDVVLNLREEIEQLKKDNKTTNNEVRQKNIIRSEVMKLKEEIERLRKENEAQKEEIKKKDSISNEVMKLRTELERCKKDNKAQNDELKKKDSISNEVMKLRKELERRKKENKAQNDELKHKDTIRDELTMLKEERESFREENKTQKIDLKRKDQEKIEVIRQLSSTIDLLKQENVKLKSFIAKESAKKWKTPFEFDKLIETFSGKLFKGGPRRIKPSVVAL from the exons atgagtGAAATTACTACGAAGAATCAACCGTCAAAGACACACTGGTGGTGGCTTGATGAGCACACCGCGGTTAGAAGATCACCATGGCTTCAATCTACACTCACTG AGCTGAATGAGAAGACAAAGGCAATGTTAAAGTTAATTGAAGAAGATGCAGATTCCTTTGCTCAACGAGCTGAGATGTTTTACAAGAAGAGACCGGAGCTTGTGAGCATGGTTGAAGATTTCTACAAGATTCACCGCTTGTTAGCTGAGCGGTATGATCAAGTTCGGCCTGAAGCTGGAATTCGCCTACTCCCTCCTTCTGCTCGCTTGATGCATTCTCAATCAGAGAAGTTGATGAGTTTTGATTATCGTGGTTATGATAGCTATTCTGAGAATTGTGACGTGGAGGAATCTGTGGAATCGGAAATTGATGATCCTGAGCATGAAGGGGAAGTTCGGTCTGCGGCTCCAAATGAAGTGACAAAGTTGTTGAAAGACATTGAAAGAGTCGGTGAAGTGAAGAAGACTGATAAGGATCAAATCAAGCAGAAAGATGAGATTCTTGATGAAGTAATGATGTTGAGGGAAGAAATCGAACGACTCAGAAAAGAAAAAGAAGCACATAAAGATGAACTCGCGCAGAAAGATATCATTTTTAATGATGTAGTATTGAATTTGAGGGAAGAAATAGAACAACTCAAAAAGGATAATAAAACAACGAACAATGAAGTTCGTCAAAAAAATATCATCCGCAGCGAAGTAATGAAGTTAAAGGAAGAAATAGAGCGACTGAGAAAAGAGAATGAAGCTCAAAAGGAAGAAATCAAGAAGAAAGATAGCATTTCCAATGAAGTAATGAAATTGAGGACAGAGTTAGAAAGATGCAAGAAAGACAATAAAGCTCAAAACGATGAACTCAAGAAGAAAGATAGCATTTCCAATGAAGTGATGAAATTGAGGAAAGAATTAGAAAGACGCAAGAAAGAGAATAAAGCTCAAAACGATGAACTCAAACATAAAGACACCATTCGCGATGAACTAACGATGTTGAAGGAAGAGAGGGAAAGTTTTAGAGAAGAGAATAAGACACAGAAAATCGATCTCAAGCGGAAAGACCAAGAGAAGATAGAGGTGATAAGACAACTAAGTTCAACAATAGATTTGCTGAAGCAAGAGAATGTAAAGCTGAAAAGCTTCATCGCCAAGGAATCCGCCAAGAAATGGAAGACACCATTCGAGTTCGATAAACTAATCGAAACATTTTCAGGCAAGTTGTTTAAGGGAGGTCCTAGGAGAATTAAGCCAAGTGTTGTAGCTCTCTAG
- the LOC127093223 gene encoding classical arabinogalactan protein 26 yields the protein MASFSSFSAIFMASMIVSCSCSLDSAKNMHVSAISEAPLFSPTLSPDMEPLFPSPGRTAFSPSDSSLPTIPSSPSPPNPDISSHQGPGSASPPSESESISPALSPSSQGASLPIFSTSHLAVILISIIQLHGM from the coding sequence ATGGCTTCCTTTTCGTCATTCTCAGCAATATTCATGGCTTCAATGATAGTATCATGCAGTTGTTCATTGGATTCTGCGAAAAACATGCATGTTTCTGCGATCTCAGAAGCTCCTCTCTTTTCTCCTACACTGTCACCAGATATGGAGCCACTGTTTCCTTCCCCGGGACGAACTGCTTTTTCTCCATCCGATTCTTCATTACCAACAATTCCTTCAAGTCCTAGCCCTCCAAATCCAGATATCTCATCTCATCAAGGGCCTGGTTCCGCTTCTCCACCCTCCGAGTCCGAGTCTATATCGCCGGCTTTATCTCCTTCTTCTCAGGGTGCATCTCTCCCAATATTTTCAACTTCACACCTTGCTGTAATCTTAATTAGCATAATTCAGCTTCATGGCATGTGA